GGAACTCACCTTCACAGATCATATCCTTTTGGCTAGCAGCCTCGGAGCTCTTACTGGTGTTAGAAATGGCTTCACTTTTCATTCCAATAGTACCTGCATTTTGTGCCAATGGGGTACGCTGGATAGGAATtactttataagaaaaagaaaactgggccGCTGGTTTTGACGTGACAGGTGAAGGTGACAGGAGGCGATTCTTTTGGATTTGCCTGCTGGGAAAAAATAATAGTTAATGGTGGAAGTTTGGTATGGTTTTGCAATAAATATGTACCGTGTCTTAGAATATAATGTCTTGATATTATGAtatataatgatattttataatagaCAAAGGTAAATAGCACTTTTAAAGGTTTTCCCTTTTATATTTACGTTACCATGCATActacattatttataaaatactgatgTGAAGTTTATTTTGCGAAAATACCTACCGGGATAGCTGTAAATAAGCCACTTACTTACCTAGCACTGACGGGAGACGGCGGACGCCACCTGCTTGTGGGAGAAGAGGACCATCTGTAACAGGGTATCTGCGACGGTGGTAGGCGCGTCTTGGGAATAGGCTTTGAGGCCTGTATATCTGTTTCTGATTTCTGAACAAATCAACACAATAAGAAGTTACTAGCACCACCTTTTGCAGCTGgcttttcaagagaaaaatattctgaatacAATACAATCCTAGTTCCTTCAACTCCCAACTTTCCTTTCATGCATGAGAATTAGGTACAGAGATAGGTTCTTCCAGACCAACAATTTATATTACACAATTCAAGCAGGTCATAAAAACAATTTAGTATTCTTTTACCTCAAaacctaattttatttctaaatcctAACTGAGGTTTGCAATAGTTCTCAAAAACATTCCTTCAGGATTCAGAAACATAGTTCATATAAACTGCTATACTTTGTCcctattaaaaattaagtaatattcCAGCTTTGGGGGAAACTCTGGTACAATGATTATCAGATAATTTTACTTCattaaagtaaatttattttatcaaagaATGCTGTTAAGTAAAAAGTTGCTTATGTTGTGAAACCTGACCTGTCATAAACTACACAAGTAAATATACAGACTTTACTAGAAAATCTGTCAATGAAAGGCACTTGACGAACCTGTAGAGAGTCTTTCACTTTGGCCTTGGAAGATGTTTTCCTAGTCACCTCAAGGGAGGCCTCAGGGAGTCCCTTCACATTCGCCTCAGAGGGCACCTCCATGCTCTCCTCAGGGAGCATCTTCACACTCGCCTCGGGCAGTGCCTCGAGGCTCTCGTTCTCCTCAGAAAGTGCCTGGAGGTCCTCGAGGTCCTCGTTCTCCTCAGAAAGTGCCTCCAAGCCCTCGAGGTCCTCGTTCTCCTCAGAAAGTGCCTCCAGGCTCTCGTTCTCCTCAGGAAGTGCCTCGAGGTCCTCGAGGTCCTCGTTCTCCTCAGAAAGTGCCTCCAGGCTCTCGTTCTCCTCAGGAAGTGCCTCGAGCTCCTCGAGGCCCTCGTTCTCCTCAGGAAGTGCCTCGAGGTCCTCGTTCTCCTCAGGAAGTGCCTCGAGGTCCTCGAGGTCCTCGTTCTCCTCAGGAAGTGCCTCCAAGCTCTCGTTCTCCTCTGGGAGTGTTTCCATGCTGGCCTCAGGGGATGTTTCCACACTAGCCTCAGATGACACCTCTGCACTCACCTCAGAAGAGTCCGTGCTCACTTTGGGGGATGGGTCCACACTCACCTCCGGGGACGAATCCATGCTCACATCGGAGGAAAGATCCACATTCGCCTCAGGTGATGTTTCCACACTCTCAGGGTATGCTTCAAAGTTCATCCCAGGGAGCACCCCATAGCTCATCCCGGGAAGCACTCCGTAGCTCGTCCCGGGGAGCGCTTCGTAGCTCGTCCCGGGCAGCGCTTCGTAGCTCTCGTAGCTCGTCCCGGGCAGCGCTTCGTAGCTCTCGTAGCTCGTCCCGGGCAGCGCTTCGTAGCTCTCGTAGCTCGTCTCGGGGAGCGCTTCGTAGCTCGTCCCGGGGAGCGCTTCCAAGCTTACCTTGGGAGATACTTCAACGCTCACCTCAGGAGGCACTTCCACACTCGCCTTTGGGGGTGCTTCCACGCTTGTCTTGGAGGGTGTCTCTACTTTCTCGTGAGGAGGCATGGCCACTGTTGACTTGCAAGGCACTATGGTACTCTTCAATTCATGACTGCTGTTGCTAAGCAGGGGCATTCTTACATACTGGACTACACTGTGGATGTCTGTGGGTAAATGAAGACAGAGAGTGAACAGCTATACTGCTAGAAATCTGACAAGACAGAAGTGCACCAGGTAGCAGTATAAGAACAAAATGAGACTGCGTTCATTAGGAAATCACAGGGGTTACACACAACACAGAAATGTTTAGTGATCAGAGATAGTGGACTGAAGTGACACTTCAGAAGCACCACCACCAAGAGAGGCATTGTGGAAGCAATAGTACACTCCggatgaaaagaaaatgcttttctaAAGCTGATGTTTACAATAAgccatttctattttaaacacaGTAAAACTCAGAATGATTTTCATAGAAAATTATAAGAACttcaacactttttaaaagtaacctataggagttccccttgtggctcagtgggttaagaatctaacatagtatcaatgaggatgcaggtttgatcgatccctggccctgctcggtgggttaaggctccagcattgctgcaagctgcagcataggtggaagatgtggcttgcatccaacactgctgtggctatggtgtaggctgccagctgcagctccgatttgaggtctagcccaggaacttccatgttccacagaagttccataaaaagaaaaataaataaataaatgtaatctaTAAACAACatcaccagggccagggatcttaGCATTACAAGTGATTGCATTAGACACACTATATATAATTGTCTTACAACAGACTGCAGGATTTCccttatggcttagcaggttaaggatctggcactgtcattgctgtggcttgggtcacagcttgggttcgatccctggcctggaaacttttacatgccatgggtgcagccctccccctccccaaaaaaagaaaaaaaaaaagggagttcctgtcatggctcagtggaaacgaatctgactagcatccatgaggacgtgggttcgatccccagccttgctcagtgggttaaggatacagcattgctataagctgtggtgtaggtcacagacgtggcttggatctggcattgctgtggctgtggtgtaggctgatggctgtagctccgatttgacccctagcctggaaacctccatatgccatggttgtggccgtaaaaataaaaaaacaaaagttcattataaaagcaataaatacttagtttagaaaaaaaattaaatataattccaTTATGCTAATACCCACTGATAattgaatgtttttctttgcatcatttttttataaaatgagatcATAACTTGCTTTTGTTTAAACTCTATATATACCCTTTTCTATGTccaaaattgcattttattactCTTAATGACTGCCTCAGTATAGTTCAAATTTTGTGTTGAATGTTTAGATCATATTTTCAGTATCATAAACAATGCTGTAGTAAGTAACttcatacattttcatttattcatctgatTTGTTCTTAGGGATAGCCTAGAAGAGAAATTACTAGAACAAAGATTATATACCTTttagaatggcttttttttttttctgtctttttagggcctcacccgcagcatatggaagttcccaggctaggggctgaatcgcagctgcagctgccaggcctatgccacagccacagcagcgccatgGGTGgaatcccagccgagtctgcaatttacaccccacctcacagcaacaccagatccttaacccaatgagcaaggccagggatcgaacctgcaacctcatggttcctagttggattagttaaccactgagccacaacgggaactccgtaaatatttttttaaaagatatttgatgGCGGCTTTATTAAGACTTGACAAATATAAGACTTGGTTATTTTTAATCCCTCACTTTCGGTAGAGAAAGCATTTTACTTACTATATGTATGTGCCTGAATAATCAAGTATTAAACACTGACAGTTTGTGCTACAGAAAATATAGTATAATATCGATTCCTTCCTTTCTcacaattattttgaataaatataagTTGGTTCTTCAAATGTGTGATAAGGCTAGATTTCTAATAGCTATAGAAATTTAAGACAAAATAATTGAGTTTTTTGATAGgcataatacattaaaatgaaagtGATTAGAGTATCTTACAATAAAGTAGGGGGAAACTGGCAGAGAATAATCTGCCATGCATTTAACTAGGCATAAACAAAATTAGGAATTTGAACCAAGAGAAATAAAGCTGCATTACCACAAAGCCCATGACAGCACTTTGATTTACTAATCTAATGGCtattgacaggaaaaaaaaagagcaaaaggagTGGGGATATattctggaaaggaaaaagtggaggaaaagagagaaaatggatgGGCACAATGCATCAGAGCTCTCCATTACTGAGGACTTACTACGTAGAGGCATGTCTAACACGAAATGCAACgaataaatgagaaaatccaTATAACCctgaagatgttttattttaccaACTATATTTACATTCTTAATTAAAAGCTAAAGAGCCAATCAATGTTATTCTTtcacatttcaagaaaaaaaaagaagggtggaGTAGGAGACCTTCTCCTTtgatattatttgtttttctgtatttttaaaatccaatacTTTTCACAGTACTGTGATACATTTAAGCACAGGTCAagaaacccacagttttaaaatttaacagcAACCAAACTCTCTATCTCATCCTATAAATCACCCAGATAACTGCTCTACCATGctagaaatcacaaaataaataagcaatataaAATGTTGGATAGAATCACTCATTTGCAAAATACTGACTCGAATTATTTTTATGCCTTACTATAAAAAAAACGATACAACCTACTTTTCAAGCACAAATACTAACACTTTCAGGCTTTCCACCCCATGCTTGTTACCTGGAGTATcactttcagaaattaaaaacaaagtacttTTGCTCATGGCTACTGACACGTTTGTTGAGATGAGCAGGCAACTGGTTAAATTATTCTCCCAAAGACTAGTATATAGCTGACAAACTAAATGatgagaacaaacaaaaaagattcaaTGTGAGGTCtcacagagaaatgcaaagcaaagaaagagtGAACTGCTGCAAAGGGTAACTTTCCCAGCCTAAAAGCAGAGGCGGTGAGAGCCACACATACATAATAGGCTTGAACACTGCCTCCTGATGGACAGCACTGCTGGAGAAGAGAGGACCTGAACACAGGGCAGAGGCCCCAGCACACCATGATAAACCCAAGGCAGGAAACTAGGTCATGTACCTAAGAGAACCGTACCCAATGCATGGAGTCTCTATGGAGGGATGCACATGTGgagaaaaaatgtgtacatgacAGAGTGACATGGATACCTACAGATAGACGCCACTGACAGTCACGATGGTCAAGTCCATTGCCAAAGCTCCAAGGGATTGAgtgatttattttgttaaaagtatattttgctgtaaatagcatgctccaataaatttttatgtTCATAAAGATCCCTGTGACAATGACATTTTGTTACAACAGGATTTGACCTGAATCAATTAAGTGGTGAGTCTTCTATAAGTGGATGGTTCGGTATAAAACAGAAAGGAACAATCATGTCTCACAAAGAAAATTTAGCAGGGAAGGTATTAGAACCACTTTAAATAAAGAAGTATTTCAGTAATAATTATGAAGTCTTGCGTGTAGTAATCAGCAGTGAGAAAATACAGCCAAAGGCTAGATGCGGATTATGCTGTGAGCAACAGAGCAAAACTCTGAAGTTCAAACCGTGGCCGGTCACATAGAACTTCTACAAGCAAACTGATAAAGTGTTCGAAGGGAATCAAGTGCTTCAGGACAAATCTGTCTATACTGACATTCTATGGTCTAGTTCCTCAGCTTCATCACAGACGCCTTGCTCAGAGGAGGGCACAAATATTATGTTTCACTTAAAGAGACTCTTCTGGCTTCAGCCAAATAAGCATGGCGCCAAAGTACATTTTTTAGTTAAAGAAGGGATATTTTGGCTTCTAACTTTTTGGAATGACTTAAGCAGCTCAATGTTGacataaaaacactttaaaaccaCTGTTTAAGATCAGTACATAGAACTAACCAGTTGTTTTTTCTTCTACTTGTTCTATTTCCGTAGATGAATGCGGTTTGCTACATCTTCTATTCAAAGATGAGCTTCTCCTCTTTTTCGCTGTTTCTAGAGATCAAGggcaaagaaatattatttttacaagctgttctaaatatattatttcagtaGTGAGCCACTTATTTTTCCCAaacctttttttaatgatttttatttttttccattatagctgtttatactgttctgtcaattttgtactgttcagcgaggtgacccagtcacaaatacacatattcattcctttttctcacattaccatgctccatcaccaAGCCTTTTATCTTCTCTACTTTGCttgtaagaatttatttaaatttcaagtaTTATGTAGAGATTCTACATGTCCAAACTTAAAACTACTAAGttacctgaaataaataaaatttaggaaacaGTAAAAATTAAGAGGGAAAACATCTAACACTAACTGATAACATCAAAGTTCCCAAATTAGAAAAACACAACATTTAATTTTGGGTACAGCCCATGACATCtaatactaaaataatttaacattttaggTATTAActagtacttttaaaataatattgctcATTAACATTTGGTATAGATGTCACAATTTTAGCAACCCAAACCagtcaaaagggaaaataatctctTTTGTATAGAGGCTTCTCCATTTCACTTGAAATATTCTGGCTCAGAATGTTGTTgatgaatgtttaaaaaagaacttcTCTTTTGGAGACCTATAAATTAAAGTACATATTGAATATAGCATCGTTTGAATATTCTTGAATTGAATTGTAATTATACAGCATAAACCACAGAAGTATAATCAATTCGATCATGTGGTGAAATAACCTGTTACTTATTACCACACTgcaataaatgacaaaatagtgTGAACAGTTATTGTGAGTCAgcaataagcaaaagaaaaagacattgtTTTAATCAGCCAAGATTTAAAATAGAGctatttaggagtttccattgtggctcagtggttaacgaatccaactaggaaccacgaggtctcgctcagcaggttaaagatttggcgttgcagtgagctgtggtgtaggtcgcagacacggctcagatctggtgttgctgtggctgtggtgtaggccgacggctaaagctccaattagacccctagcctgggaacctccatatgccgctggtacgaccctagaaaaggcaaacaaacaaaccaaaaaaaccccacagggctatttaaaatatcacaggttataatgaggtcctgctgtatagcacaggcaactatatccagtcatttgtgatggaaaatgatggaggataaactgagaaaaagaatgtgtatatataactgggtcacactgctgtacagcagaaattgacagaacattataaatcaacaataaaaaatatttaaaaatcacatgttaCACTATGAACTTCATTTGAGTTTGAAATGTTCACCTCTCTGGATTGAACAGGTTTCCTTTCAATCTGAAGGCATTTTACAAAGGCAAGCCACtgacaatattgattttattttcccagaaTCATTAATTATAGCAGTCATCATTTCAGAGTGCGCAATATACTATACCTTTAAGCAAGTTATTTCATAAAGAATCTTCCACATATACCTTTCTGTATTAAAAACTAGTAAAAAAATGATGTTAAAAGTTACttgaagggagttcccctcatggctcagtggttaacaaatccgactaggaaccatgaggtggcgggtttgatccctggcctcactcagtgggttgaggatccggtgttgctgttgctgtggtgtaggccggcgactgtagctctgatttgacccctagcctgggaacctccatatgccacgggtgtggccctcaaaagacaaaagacaaaagacaaaaaaaaaaagttacttggaATTGCTCCTTCAGTGTAATTTAGCTAATTACCTTGAAAGTCATCTACTGtcccttctttttctgtctctcattAATACAGCAGGTACACATATTAATGAAAGCACACTAGTGTTTGCTCATTATATTAAACATGCAATAAACCTCTGTGGAAGAAATCTCTGTGAATTTCTCCAAGCAATTAGATAGTAAAACATGGTTACTGCTTGTGAAACAATTAAGATAAattaaattgaggagttcctgtcgtggcacagtggttaacgaatccaactaggaaccatgaggtcgtgggttcggtccctgcccttgctcagtgggttagggatccggcgttgccgtgagctgtggtgtaggttgcagacgcggctcggatcccgcgttgctgtggctctggcataggccggtggctacagctccgattcgccccctagcctgggaacctccatatgccgcgggagcggcccaagaaatagcaacaacaacaacaacaacaacaacaaaaggacaaaagacaaaaaaaaaaaaaaaaaagaaaagaaaagaaattaaattgaaagtACATAAACATGACATTGCAATGAATGTTACCTAATTTTTCTAAAGGATTGAGTTGGCGAATAATGACCGGCAAGGTGCTAGAGAAAACCTTCCCACACTAATCTATGAATGAACCTGGATAAAAGTGCTCAGGGAAAGCATATTGAGAGTAAGGGTGGAAAGTGGATCAACTgacaaacaacaaccaaaagacttCTCAAGTTCATCATTGGAAAATTTAAGAGTTCTGAAAGTACACATAACATAATGTAAgtatgaacaaaacaaaaatccttttcaacagttcctggtggctcagcaggttaaggatacagcgtttcACTGCTGTGCACGGGTTTGATCCTGCAGgccgagggcatggccaaaaaatccTTTTGAAAACATTAAAGCTATAatatttagagttcccatcatggctcaacagaaacaaacctgactggatccatgaggacacaggttcgatccctgtcctcactcagtgagttaaggatctggcattgcctcaagctgtggtgtaggttgaagatgtggcttggatcccgagttgccgtggctgtggcgtaggcctagcggctgcagctccaatccaacccctaacctggaaacttccatatgcttggccctaaaaagaccagggggaaaaaaaaagctgtaattaAATTTAGACTAAAATAGAAACCTTTCCTACTAATTTAACCACTGctacaattaattaattaattatactttaaatgaGATCCAGAAACGTTTCCTACACTGGAATTTTAGAGCAATCAGCATTGCTCAAAAAAACGTCAAGGCACCTAATAAtatgaaagaaacattttaaattcaaactATAATTATGCCCATATTTTTCAATTCACAGGGCACAgaagtggtatttttttctttttatgaaagtTTGAGGGAATGATGTAGAATATGTTTGCCACATCTTTTTCCTGCCAAgatcacttttgttttttcctttagaaagaaaaagggactttttttttttgatgaatatgGGTGACTAATCCATTATAATTATGTCCTACAAGTACTATGTCCTACAAGCCAGAAATAGCCACTGACAAACACATTCGtgtacagtttttttaaaaaacaaagaacactaATTTAAAGGGAAAATGCCAGGAGTAAAACATATCTGAGGTATTCATAGTAGGtaactttgtttcattttaaagaatactGCATTACCTCTACAAAGAGTTATAAAGTGGAGCTTAGCAATACT
Above is a genomic segment from Sus scrofa isolate TJ Tabasco breed Duroc chromosome X, Sscrofa11.1, whole genome shotgun sequence containing:
- the MAP7D3 gene encoding MAP7 domain-containing protein 3 isoform X2; the encoded protein is MSIEERSWRGRDATDFYVRIQSDFKSNSCGRQCRIAVAAANAIAEERRNQRGFSTLPSQSSNMKSSFKPVLGGSVLKNDIKQRLEKERREEKKRQDANKETQLLEKERKSKILYEKQTEEKQRKLREQKERDEQRRISVEKRRKDRLQEERKFKAVFYRTLERSSNRVDFQKRWSWEGWTAVSSSTINSEDKTETAKKRRSSSLNRRCSKPHSSTEIEQVEEKTTDIHSVVQYVRMPLLSNSSHELKSTIVPCKSTVAMPPHEKVETPSKTSVEAPPKASVEVPPEVSVEVSPKVSLEALPGTSYEALPETSYESYEALPGTSYESYEALPGTSYESYEALPGTSYEALPGTSYGVLPGMSYGVLPGMNFEAYPESVETSPEANVDLSSDVSMDSSPEVSVDPSPKVSTDSSEVSAEVSSEASVETSPEASMETLPEENESLEALPEENEDLEDLEALPEENEDLEALPEENEGLEELEALPEENESLEALSEENEDLEDLEALPEENESLEALSEENEDLEGLEALSEENEDLEDLQALSEENESLEALPEASVKMLPEESMEVPSEANVKGLPEASLEVTRKTSSKAKVKDSLQKSETDIQASKPIPKTRLPPSQIPCYRWSSSPTSRWRPPSPVSARQIQKNRLLSPSPVTSKPAAQFSFSYKVIPIQRTPLAQNAGTIGMKSEAISNTSKSSEAASQKDMICEESGNKSTPGPMNAKEGTKILAEKRRVAREQKEKEEERPQKEMEQRKIKDMTKKVDEGQEEAFSKFEDGQQPKEFEKKKGSQNQDQNVQLQRIEETMKRTRKPDSNAIQAAEASSNDAHEDDEADDEDEPESDIDSFDDLYPSAFINGIDSSTKLKTHFKNVKNAHKLVFLDATSSHSYKDATTFFNCDTKTFRQKQVKDPLNRTKSSRSSTKGTTSRAAKTGEAVISNTVGPAKSLHSEAQEWICDKIIDITSRTEPPRSRSLPKSQKHHLKGSTTSCLSHQPPIDNTESSTSVPAPSAR
- the MAP7D3 gene encoding MAP7 domain-containing protein 3 isoform X1, whose amino-acid sequence is MSIEERSWRGRDATDFYVRIQSDFKSNSCGRQCRIAVAAANAIAEERRNQRGFSTLPSQSSNMKSSFKPVLGGSVLKNDIKQRLEKERREEKKRQDANKETQLLEKERKSKILYEKQTEEKQRKLREQKERDEQRRISVEKRRKDRLQEERKFKAVFYRTLERSSNRVDFQKRWSWEGWTAVSSSTINSEDKTETAKKRRSSSLNRRCSKPHSSTEIEQVEEKTTDIHSVVQYVRMPLLSNSSHELKSTIVPCKSTVAMPPHEKVETPSKTSVEAPPKASVEVPPEVSVEVSPKVSLEALPGTSYEALPETSYESYEALPGTSYESYEALPGTSYESYEALPGTSYEALPGTSYGVLPGMSYGVLPGMNFEAYPESVETSPEANVDLSSDVSMDSSPEVSVDPSPKVSTDSSEVSAEVSSEASVETSPEASMETLPEENESLEALPEENEDLEDLEALPEENEDLEALPEENEGLEELEALPEENESLEALSEENEDLEDLEALPEENESLEALSEENEDLEGLEALSEENEDLEDLQALSEENESLEALPEASVKMLPEESMEVPSEANVKGLPEASLEVTRKTSSKAKVKDSLQKSETDIQASKPIPKTRLPPSQIPCYRWSSSPTSRWRPPSPVSASRQIQKNRLLSPSPVTSKPAAQFSFSYKVIPIQRTPLAQNAGTIGMKSEAISNTSKSSEAASQKDMICEESGNKSTPGPMNAKEGTKILAEKRRVAREQKEKEEERPQKEMEQRKIKDMTKKVDEGQEEAFSKFEDGQQPKEFEKKKGSQNQDQNVQLQRIEETMKRTRKPDSNAIQAAEASSNDAHEDDEADDEDEPESDIDSFDDLYPSAFINGIDSSTKLKTHFKNVKNAHKLVFLDATSSHSYKDATTFFNCDTKTFRQKQVKDPLNRTKSSRSSTKGTTSRAAKTGEAVISNTVGPAKSLHSEAQEWICDKIIDITSRTEPPRSRSLPKSQKHHLKGSTTSCLSHQPPIDNTESSTSVPAPSAR
- the MAP7D3 gene encoding MAP7 domain-containing protein 3 isoform X9, producing MSIEERSWRGRDATDFYVRIQSDFKSNSCGRQCRIAVAAANAIAEERRNQRGFSTLPSQSSNMKSSFKPVLGGSVLKNDIKQRLEKERREEKKRQDANKETQLLEKERKSKILYEKQTEEKQRKLREQKERDEQRRISVEKRRKDRLQEERKFKAVFYRTLERSSNRVDFQKRWSWEGWTAVSSSTINSEDKTETAKKRRSSSLNRRCSKPHSSTEIEQVEEKTTDIHSVVQYVRMPLLSNSSHELKSTIVPCKSTVAMPPHEKVETPSKTSVEAPPKASVEVPPEVSVEVSPKVSLEALPGTSYEALPETSYESYEALPGTSYESYEALPGTSYESYEALPGTSYEALPGTSYGVLPGMSYGVLPGMNFEAYPESVETSPEANVDLSSDVSMDSSPEVSVDPSPKVSTDSSEVSAEVSSEASVETSPEASMETLPEENESLEALPEENEDLEDLEALPEENEDLEALPEENEGLEELEALPEENESLEALSEENEDLEDLEALPEENESLEALSEENEDLEGLEALSEENEDLEDLQALSEENESLEALPEASVKMLPEESMEVPSEANVKGLPEASLEVTRKTSSKAKVKDSLQKSETDIQASKPIPKTRLPPSQIPCYRWSSSPTSRWRPPSPVSASRQIQKNRLLSPSPVTSKPAAQFSFSYKVIPIQRTPLAQNAGTIGMKSEAISNTSKSSEAASQKDMICEESGNKSTPGPMNAKEGTKILAEKRRVAREQKEKEEERPQKEMEQRKIKDMTKKVDEGQEEAFSKFEDGQQPKEFEKKKGSQNQDQNVQLQIKMMNEYL
- the MAP7D3 gene encoding MAP7 domain-containing protein 3 isoform X6, whose translation is MSIEERSWRGRDATDFYVRIQSDFKSNSCGRQCRIAVAAANAIAEERRNQRGFSTLPSQSSNMKSSFKPVLGGSVLKNDIKQRLEKERREEKKRQDETAKKRRSSSLNRRCSKPHSSTEIEQVEEKTTDIHSVVQYVRMPLLSNSSHELKSTIVPCKSTVAMPPHEKVETPSKTSVEAPPKASVEVPPEVSVEVSPKVSLEALPGTSYEALPETSYESYEALPGTSYESYEALPGTSYESYEALPGTSYEALPGTSYGVLPGMSYGVLPGMNFEAYPESVETSPEANVDLSSDVSMDSSPEVSVDPSPKVSTDSSEVSAEVSSEASVETSPEASMETLPEENESLEALPEENEDLEDLEALPEENEDLEALPEENEGLEELEALPEENESLEALSEENEDLEDLEALPEENESLEALSEENEDLEGLEALSEENEDLEDLQALSEENESLEALPEASVKMLPEESMEVPSEANVKGLPEASLEVTRKTSSKAKVKDSLQKSETDIQASKPIPKTRLPPSQIPCYRWSSSPTSRWRPPSPVSASRQIQKNRLLSPSPVTSKPAAQFSFSYKVIPIQRTPLAQNAGTIGMKSEAISNTSKSSEAASQKDMICEESGNKSTPGPMNAKEGTKILAEKRRVAREQKEKEEERPQKEMEQRKIKDMTKKVDEGQEEAFSKFEDGQQPKEFEKKKGSQNQDQNVQLQRIEETMKRTRKPDSNAIQAAEASSNDAHEDDEADDEDEPESDIDSFDDLYPSAFINGIDSSTKLKTHFKNVKNAHKLVFLDATSSHSYKDATTFFNCDTKTFRQKQVKDPLNRTKSSRSSTKGTTSRAAKTGEAVISNTVGPAKSLHSEAQEWICDKIIDITSRTEPPRSRSLPKSQKHHLKGSTTSCLSHQPPIDNTESSTSVPAPSAR